From the genome of Peptoniphilus sp. ING2-D1G:
CAAGTGTAGTTGGTTTGTTTTCATCTACAATAGAGACCGTCGTGGCACTTTCCGCCGCCATGCCCATAGTCGCAGGTATGGGTGGAAATGCAGGCAATCAAACACTTTCAATAGTTCTTACTTCTCTTGCAAGAGGTGAAATAAGCTTAAAAGAAGATTGGAAGCTGGTATTTAAAGAAATTGGAATGGGTATGCTCAATGGCACCATAGTGGGAATCGTTACAGGTACTGTCCTTGCTATTAAATATAGTAATCCCTTCCTATCGGTAATAATGATAGCCTCAATGATACTTAACATGATAGTTGCCGGTGTAGTAGGATTTTTAATCCCATTGATACTTGATCATATAAATATTGACCCTGCTGTTTCGTCTTCTATAATGCTCACAGCTTTCACCGATACTTGCGGATTTTTTATATTCCTTGGCCTCTCAACATTATTCTTGCCTAAATTAATATAACCCGAGATTTATTCTCGGGTCAATTTTTTATCATAGGCATTTCTAATGCCCCCATCTATAAGCTCAACAATTCCCGCTCTTTTATATCCGCTTTTTAATAATAGATTATTCATGGGAAGATTATCATTATGAGTGTCAATTCTTATTACATAAATATCGCTGTCCATTGCCAAATCTTCAATTTCTTTTAAAAGCTTTGTTGCACATCCTCTTCTCCTAAACCTCTTATTTGTCGCAAGTTTGTGAACAGCTAAGTAGTTTTCCTCGTAGTGCCAATGTCCGTCATATATTATATCGTATTGCAAATCATAATCCATTACAAGACCCACTGCGACCACCTCGCCCAAATCTTCTAAAACATAAAAGTCTTTCTCATTTTCAGCAACCGGCACAGTATCTCCTTGCCATTGATCCACGCCTGAATTTTTTAAATATTCCGAACCTTCTTTAAAAATCTTATTTATTATTGCCAAATCCTTTGATAATGCTTTTCTGAATTTCATATTATCACCTTTAATTTATTTTAAAGTCTGCCCGTTGTTTTTTCAATGATATAATAGTTACTATGAAATACGAAAATACATTAAATGGAAAATTTATTGAAAGAACTAATAGATTTATTTGTTATTGTGATATCAATGGAGAAAAAAATAAAGTATATGTCCCAAATACAGGAAGGTGTAAAGAGATATTAGTTGAGGGCGCAGATGTTGTCCTTTCAGAAAGCAAGGATTCCCACAGAAAAACAAAATACACTCTATTATCAGTCTATACAAATGGAGGCTTGATAAACATAGACTCACAGGCTCCAAATAAAATTGTATATGATGCAATTATTGAAAGAAAAATATTTAAAGATGTTGAGCTCACTATTATTTCAAAAGAAAAAAGCTATTTAGACTCCAGATTTGATATATACTATGAAGGACTTAGAAAAGAAAAGCTTATTAAAGGATTTATAGAAATAAAAGGAGTGACATTATTTGAAAACAATATAGCATACTTTCCGGACGCTCCCACATTAAGAGGGCTTAAACACATAAAAGAACTCATCACCGCACTCAAAGAAGGCTATGAATCCAACATAGTGCTTTTAATTCAAAAACAAGGCTCAAAATATTTTCTACCCAATTACAAAATGCAACCGGAATTTGCAAAATATCTATATAAAGCACAAACCCAAGGTGTGAATATCAAAGCCTATGATACCCTTGTTACAGAAAA
Proteins encoded in this window:
- a CDS encoding hypothetical protein (This family contains proteins with N-acetyltransferase functions such as Elp3-related proteins; Family membership), producing the protein MKFRKALSKDLAIINKIFKEGSEYLKNSGVDQWQGDTVPVAENEKDFYVLEDLGEVVAVGLVMDYDLQYDIIYDGHWHYEENYLAVHKLATNKRFRRRGCATKLLKEIEDLAMDSDIYVIRIDTHNDNLPMNNLLLKSGYKRAGIVELIDGGIRNAYDKKLTRE
- a CDS encoding Sugar fermentation stimulation protein (This family contains Sugar fermentation stimulation proteins. Which is probably a regulatory factor involved in maltose metabolism. SfsA has been shown to bind DNA [2] and it contains a helix-turn-helix motif that probably binds DNA at its C-terminus; High confidence in function and specificity), with translation MKYENTLNGKFIERTNRFICYCDINGEKNKVYVPNTGRCKEILVEGADVVLSESKDSHRKTKYTLLSVYTNGGLINIDSQAPNKIVYDAIIERKIFKDVELTIISKEKSYLDSRFDIYYEGLRKEKLIKGFIEIKGVTLFENNIAYFPDAPTLRGLKHIKELITALKEGYESNIVLLIQKQGSKYFLPNYKMQPEFAKYLYKAQTQGVNIKAYDTLVTENEITLNSEIPIGDLKQFK